A window of the Brassica napus cultivar Da-Ae chromosome C5, Da-Ae, whole genome shotgun sequence genome harbors these coding sequences:
- the LOC106401604 gene encoding protein argonaute 2: protein MERGGYRGGRADGRGRGGRGRGDGDGGGRSYGGGGDRGRGYGVGGADRGRGYGGRGSERGGGGGGDKQDFRSQSQWGPPPGQVGLGTQLQQQPRPHVVQQPPQAQVSQSVAGGGVGRGAWGRKLQVSPDTAAVPPSASSTVAVSETARGSEITNPRPSQVASSSSDKKVQVVSSSSARKEPMKRPDKGGVVAVRRVNLLVNHFQVNINPQSVIRHYDVEIKGENPTKKISRFELSMVRDKLFTDNPHQFPFAMTAYDGQKNIFSAAELPTGSYKVDFPKTDETRARSYTFTIKQVNELKLRDLKEYMSGGSSFNPRDVFQGMDVVMKEHPSKCMITVGKSFFTRETERDEELGYGIAAAKGYRHTLKPTQQGLSLCLDYSVLAFRKSMSVIEYLKLYFDWPDLRQFRNARRNVEKELTGLKVTVTHRKNKQKLTIVGLSREDTKDIKFDVIDPEGNEPPRRTSIVEYFRIKYGRDIVHKDIPCLDLGKNGRQNLVPMEFCVLVEGQVYPKDDLDKNSALWLKKLSLVNPRQRKDNILKMIKSKEGPSGGEITGNFGMKVDTNMTRVEGRILKAPALKLAERGRAVREEPNPRQNNQWNLMRKGVTRGSVIKHWAVLDFTASERFNKMPNDFVNNLINRCWTLGMQLEPPIVYKSSRMDTLSNANALEELLRNVIDEAHRNHGGARPTLILCAMTGRVDGYKTLKWIAETKLGLVTQCFLTGSATKGGDQYRANLALKINAKVGGSNVELMDTFSFFRKDDQVMFIGADVNHPASRDKLSPSIVAVVGTLNWPEANRYAARVIAQPHRKEEIQGFGETCLELVKAHVQSTGKRPNKIVIFRDGVSDGQFDMVLNVELLDVKLTFEKNGYNPKITVIVAQKRHQTRFFPATDNDGSDKGNVPSGTVVDTKVIHPFEYDFYLCSHHGGIGTSKPTHYYTLWDELGFTSDQVQKLIFEMCFTFTRCTKPVSLVPPVYYADMVAYRGRMYHEASSREKNIRQQPRGASSSLASSFSSLTVDDKAIFKLHKELESVMFFV from the exons ATGGAGAGAGGTGGTTACCGAGGAGGACGTGCTGACGGCCGCGGCAGAGGAGGCCGAGGTCGCGGTGACGGGGATGGTGGAGGCCGTAGTTATGGCGGCGGTGGTGACCGGGGTCGTGGTTACGGAGTCGGCGGCGCAGACCGAGGTCGTGGTTATGGAGGTCGTGGCTCTGAGCGAGGCGGTGGCGGTGGTGGGGATAAACAGGATTTCCGAAGCCAGAGTCAGTGGGGACCACCGCCGGGTCAAGTTGGCCTTGGGACGCAGTTGCAGCAGCAACCTCGACCACATGTGGTTCAACAGCCGCCACAGGCTCAAGTGAGTCAATCCGTTGCGGGAGGAGGCGTAGGTAGAGGCGCGTGGGGTCGTAAGCTACAGGTTTCTCCTGATACGGCGGCGGTTCCAccttctgcatcttcaaccgTCGCGGTTTCTGAAACGGCTCGTG GTTCTGAAATTACGAATCCAAGGCCATCTCAGgttgcttcttcatcttctgaCAAGAAAGTTCAAGTTGTTTCTTCATCTTCTGCTAGAAAAGAACCGATGAAGCGTCCTGACAAAGGCGGTGTTGTAGCTGTGCGACGTGTAAACCTCCTTGTCAACCATTTCCAAGTGAACATTAATCCCCAAAGTGTCATAAGACATTACGATGTTGAGATCAAAGGAGAGAATCCCACCAAGAAGATATCAAGATTCGAGCTATCTATGGTCAGGGACAAGTTGTTCACCGACAATCCCCATCAGTTTCCCTTTGCCATGACAGCATACGATGGTCAGAAGAACATCTTCAGCGCAGCTGAACTGCCTACGGGGTCATACAAGGTGGACTTCCCTAAAACGGATGAGACTAGAGCTCGGAGCTATACGTTCACCATCAAGCAGGTGAATGAGCTTAAGCTCCGTGACTTGAAAGAGTACATGTCGGGAGGTTCTTCTTTCAACCCTCGTGACGTGTTTCAAGGGATGGATGTTGTGATGAAGGAGCACCCTTCGAAGTGTATGATAACCGTCGGTAAAAGCTTCTTCACTCGTGAAACTGAGCGAGATGAGGAACTTGGGTATGGTATTGCAGCTGCCAAAGGGTACAGACACACTCTAAAGCCGACACAACAAGGCTTATCCTTGTGTTTGGACTACTCAGTGTTGGCGTTCCGGAAGTCAATGTCAGTGATCGAGTATCTGAAACTCTACTTTGACTGGCCTGATTTGCGTCAGTTTAGGAATGCTAGACGTAACGTGGAGAAAGAACTGACTGGGTTGAAAGTCACCGTCACTCATCGAAAGAACAAGCAGAAGCTCACTATCGTAGGACTGAGTAGAGAAGACACAAAGGATATCAAGTTCGATGTTATAGATCCGGAGGGTAACGAGCCGCCGAGGAGAACGTCCATCGTTGAGTATTTCAGGATCAAGTACGGAAGAGACATTGTTCACAAGGACATCCCTTGCTTGGATTTGGGGAAAAACGGTCGGCAAAATCTTGTTCCCATGGAGTTCTGCGTTTTGGTCGAAGGACAGGTTTATCCAAAGGACGACTTGGATAAAAATTCTGCCTTGTGGTTGAAGAAGTTGTCACTAGTCAATCCACGACAAAGGAAGGATAATATACTCAAGATGATTAAGTCTAAAGAAGGACCAAGCGG TGGAGAAATCACTGGGAACTTTGGAATGAAAGTTGACACAAACATGACACGTGTAGAAGGTCGGATTCTCAAGGCACCGGCGTTGAAGTTGGCAGAGAGAGGCAGAGCTGTCCGGGAGGAACCTAACCCGAGGCAGAACAATCAGTGGAACCTCATGAGGAAAGGAGTCACGAGGGGTTCGGTAATCAAACACTGGGCTGTGCTTGACTTCACTGCGTCTGAGAGGTTCAACAAGATGCCTAATGACTTTGTGAATAACCTTATCAACCGTTGCTGGACGCTTGGGATGCAGCTGGAGCCTCCCATCGTTTACAAATCGTCGAGAATGGATACGCTTTCTAATGCTAATGCTCTCGAGGAGCTGCTTCGAAACGTGATTGACGAGGCTCATCGTAACCATGGTGGTGCTCGTCCGACTCTTATCCTCTGTGCAATGACTGGGAGAGTCGATGGGTACAAGACTCTGAAATGGATAGCTGAGACCAAACTTGGTCTGGTGACACAGTGTTTCTTAACCGGTTCCGCGACTAAAGGAGGTGATCAGTACCGGGCAAACCTTGCGCTCAAGATCAACGCCAAGGTTGGTGGAAGCAACGTTGAGCTGATGGATACTTTCTCTTTCTTCAGAAAAGATGATCAGGTCATGTTCATCGGCGCTGACGTCAACCATCCAGCTTCCCGCGACAAGTTGAGCCCGTCCATTGTTGCTGTAGTGGGTACACTAAACTGGCCTGAAGCGAACCGTTACGCAGCGAGAGTCATCGCCCAGCCGCACCGGAAAGAGGAGATACAAGGATTTGGCGAAACTTGCTTGGAGCTTGTTAAAGCGCATGTTCAGTCCACTGGGAAACGGCCTAACAAGATTGTGATCTTCCGTGATGGTGTCAGTGATGGTCAGTTCGATATGGTTCTCAATGTGGAGTTGCTTGATGTGAAGCTCACTTTCGAGAAGAATGGTTACAATCCGAAGATAACTGTTATCGTGGCGCAGAAACGTCATCAGACCCGTTTCTTCCCTGCTACGGACAATGATGGAAGCGACAAGGGGAATGTGCCTTCGGGTACGGTGGTCGAtaccaaagtgattcatccgtTTGAGTACGATTTCTACCTTTGCAGTCACCATGGAGGCATTGGGACGAGCAAGCCGACGCATTACTATACTCTGTGGGACGAACTTGGATTCACTTCGGATCAGGTTCAGAAGCTCATCTTCGAGATGTGCTTTACTTTCACTCGTTGCACCAAACCCGTCTCTCTCGTTCCTCCGGTGTATTATGCTGACATGGTCGCGTATAGAGGAAGGATGTACCACGAGGCGAGTTCAAGGGAGAAGAACATTAGGCAGCAGCCAAGGGGAGCGTCTTCCTCTCTCGCTTCTTCGTTCTCTTCTCTGACTGTGGACGACAAAGCGATTTTCAAGCTGCACAAAGAGCTGGAGAGCGTCATGTTCTTCGTGTGA